A single window of Rubripirellula lacrimiformis DNA harbors:
- a CDS encoding phage tail tape measure protein has translation MSQVRAGSAYVELLTKDSAFVKGLRSAQKRLESFGASTRLLGTKLMGLGAAAATPLAGSVAIFSNFDDAMRGVAAITQATGSQLESLRNTAKKLGATTSYSASEVASLMTELGRAGFKPEQIEKMTAAVMNMARATGTDATQASGIMAATIRQFGMEAGEATRVADGLTAAANKSFNTVESLGEALSYAGPVAADANMSLEETLAILGTLGNMGIQGSSAGNAMRRLLTISAAESEKFKSTFGVTTKDAKGNARSLVDILGEVAAATEKMGTAEKAEKLNEVFGLLGITAASSIGKSVADTRELYSELQKAGGIAGKTAEEMEGGLGGAFRILKSSIEGVAIAIGESLEGSVTTMVQAFSRAASGVIEWINKNQKIVKIAAASAIAIFTIGAALFALGSFAAVASFAVGGLATIFSFIGGAIGVIVSAVGLLFTPLGLVVAAVAALGGYFLYSTGIAGQAVEYLKGLFETLKADTLAAFGAIANALAAGDITAATDVLWTYLKLQWVKGTTYIKGVWADFTQYISDVWADSAYAIGDVLIGALSGLAGVWNSTLGFMADGWTILTSAVQKGWNNTIGFLKKGFLKLHELVDIAGDVSVQVGGVLINALAGVENAWVETVDYLADTWTVFVGQVKSMWNSTVGFLKKAWIKLKGLFDDDINVDVEMAKIDADTRAADAAEEQQRQQAIIERQRRRSKRKEQIETNRVEMQKGIAAQLEARRKAREGQDIDADMRAIDDETDAKNAVVDQSKEQQFRENDVVQNNRQQIIDDTTVGVQRTLDQMRAEAKAAREAGRPTAEDREKKRDDQVATAQAEFDAAVERANNATAPSDAEPKPDDAAPPEPPVAPPKMPEPGAVDIPKVDLPGIDDPELQPPNAKDLRLDLDPNAQAAMDQFADGPETDRTEVAGNFDARGLGLGSGASTIPQQAPEPLKKLEPIAAENDPVEIIVAPQLRLQPEQPDEPKPLDEPGNDVADIVVNAPNVEVVAEDAPIVPAPDVVVNAASDPTIVSPDVQSPDVNVPTLDKPDFALPRIAVPDVSSPSVAIRQQPINIESPARVLPNVSVQSDSQSFEPPIVQESDAAVDLPEASDHPEPVDLDTPTDLEISPTLDVVAITEAFASVGRSLAAFDSAIANSTSQLQLPAMSGGEFSEDMKRAIIQTAENTRRLVERSQSGGLVFS, from the coding sequence ATGTCCCAAGTCCGAGCCGGATCCGCCTATGTCGAGTTGCTGACCAAGGATTCAGCGTTCGTCAAAGGTCTACGGTCGGCTCAGAAGCGGTTGGAATCATTCGGTGCGTCGACGCGATTGCTCGGCACCAAACTGATGGGACTCGGCGCGGCCGCCGCAACACCACTTGCAGGCAGTGTCGCGATCTTCTCCAACTTCGACGATGCCATGCGAGGCGTCGCCGCGATCACGCAAGCGACCGGATCGCAGCTTGAATCGCTTCGCAATACCGCCAAGAAACTCGGAGCAACCACCAGTTACTCCGCCAGTGAAGTCGCCTCGCTGATGACTGAGCTTGGGCGTGCCGGTTTCAAACCGGAACAGATCGAGAAGATGACGGCTGCCGTGATGAACATGGCCCGCGCGACTGGCACTGACGCGACTCAAGCGTCCGGCATCATGGCAGCAACCATTCGTCAGTTCGGAATGGAAGCCGGCGAAGCCACACGGGTTGCCGATGGACTGACCGCCGCGGCGAACAAGTCATTCAACACGGTGGAGTCTCTCGGCGAAGCCTTGTCCTACGCCGGCCCAGTCGCCGCCGATGCCAACATGAGCCTCGAAGAGACGCTCGCGATCCTGGGCACGCTCGGCAATATGGGCATCCAGGGATCATCAGCCGGCAATGCAATGCGTCGTTTGCTGACGATCAGTGCCGCCGAATCAGAGAAATTCAAATCCACCTTCGGCGTCACGACCAAGGACGCGAAAGGCAACGCCCGATCACTTGTCGACATTCTCGGCGAAGTCGCCGCTGCCACCGAGAAGATGGGAACGGCCGAAAAAGCTGAGAAATTGAACGAGGTGTTCGGGCTGCTGGGCATCACCGCTGCCAGTTCGATTGGAAAGAGCGTGGCCGATACCCGCGAGTTGTATTCCGAACTGCAAAAGGCTGGCGGAATCGCAGGCAAGACTGCTGAGGAAATGGAAGGCGGACTCGGTGGAGCGTTCCGAATCCTGAAATCTTCGATCGAAGGCGTCGCGATCGCCATTGGTGAATCGCTGGAGGGCAGCGTCACGACGATGGTGCAAGCCTTCAGTCGCGCCGCGTCAGGGGTGATCGAGTGGATCAACAAGAATCAGAAGATCGTCAAGATTGCCGCTGCGAGTGCGATCGCGATCTTCACGATCGGAGCGGCATTGTTCGCTCTTGGTTCGTTCGCTGCCGTTGCGTCGTTCGCGGTTGGTGGACTCGCAACCATCTTTTCATTCATCGGCGGTGCAATCGGCGTCATCGTCTCAGCGGTCGGATTGTTGTTCACGCCGCTTGGCCTTGTTGTCGCAGCGGTTGCAGCACTCGGTGGCTACTTTCTCTATTCGACTGGTATCGCCGGCCAGGCGGTCGAGTATCTCAAAGGTCTATTTGAAACACTCAAAGCCGACACCCTCGCCGCATTCGGTGCGATTGCCAACGCGCTGGCTGCTGGTGACATCACTGCGGCGACCGATGTGTTGTGGACCTACTTAAAGCTCCAGTGGGTCAAAGGCACGACCTACATCAAAGGTGTCTGGGCGGACTTCACTCAATATATCTCTGACGTGTGGGCCGACTCCGCCTACGCGATCGGGGATGTTCTCATTGGTGCGTTGTCTGGGCTCGCCGGCGTCTGGAACAGCACGCTCGGATTCATGGCAGACGGTTGGACGATCCTCACCTCGGCTGTGCAAAAAGGCTGGAACAATACGATCGGGTTCCTCAAGAAGGGATTCCTGAAGCTTCACGAACTCGTCGATATCGCTGGTGACGTGTCGGTGCAGGTCGGCGGAGTGCTCATCAACGCATTGGCCGGCGTCGAGAACGCTTGGGTCGAAACGGTCGACTACCTTGCCGACACCTGGACTGTGTTCGTTGGTCAAGTGAAGTCGATGTGGAACTCGACGGTCGGGTTCTTGAAGAAAGCCTGGATCAAACTGAAAGGTCTGTTTGACGACGACATCAATGTCGATGTCGAAATGGCGAAGATCGACGCTGACACTCGAGCGGCCGATGCCGCCGAGGAGCAACAACGTCAACAAGCGATCATCGAGCGTCAGCGCCGGCGATCGAAACGAAAGGAGCAGATCGAGACCAACCGGGTTGAGATGCAGAAAGGCATCGCCGCACAACTCGAAGCCCGTCGCAAGGCTCGTGAAGGTCAGGATATCGACGCTGACATGCGAGCGATTGACGATGAGACCGATGCGAAGAACGCGGTTGTCGACCAATCCAAGGAACAACAGTTCCGCGAAAATGATGTGGTGCAGAACAATCGCCAACAAATCATCGACGACACGACCGTCGGAGTGCAACGCACGCTCGATCAGATGAGGGCGGAAGCGAAAGCGGCACGCGAAGCAGGTCGGCCAACCGCTGAAGATCGCGAGAAGAAACGTGACGATCAAGTCGCAACTGCACAGGCCGAGTTCGATGCTGCGGTGGAACGAGCCAACAACGCGACGGCCCCTTCGGACGCTGAGCCGAAACCAGACGACGCTGCTCCGCCGGAACCACCAGTCGCTCCGCCCAAGATGCCTGAGCCCGGCGCAGTCGATATCCCCAAGGTCGATCTTCCCGGCATCGACGATCCAGAATTGCAACCGCCCAATGCGAAAGATCTGCGTCTGGACCTGGACCCAAACGCTCAGGCGGCGATGGATCAGTTCGCTGACGGTCCCGAAACTGATCGAACCGAAGTCGCCGGCAACTTTGATGCGCGCGGCTTAGGGCTCGGCAGTGGAGCGTCGACGATTCCGCAACAGGCTCCCGAGCCACTCAAGAAGCTCGAGCCAATCGCGGCAGAGAATGATCCAGTCGAAATCATTGTCGCACCGCAGTTAAGGCTGCAGCCCGAACAACCTGACGAACCAAAACCGCTCGACGAGCCAGGAAACGACGTAGCCGACATTGTTGTCAATGCTCCGAACGTCGAGGTCGTGGCGGAGGACGCACCGATCGTTCCGGCACCGGATGTCGTCGTGAATGCTGCGAGCGATCCGACGATCGTTTCGCCTGATGTGCAGTCACCCGACGTCAACGTTCCTACGTTGGACAAGCCCGATTTCGCCTTGCCGCGGATCGCTGTACCAGACGTCAGTTCGCCCTCGGTCGCGATCCGCCAACAACCGATCAACATCGAGTCGCCGGCGCGAGTTCTGCCGAATGTCTCGGTGCAAAGCGATTCGCAATCGTTCGAGCCGCCAATCGTTCAGGAAAGCGATGCGGCGGTCGACCTGCCAGAAGCTAGCGATCATCCCGAACCTGTGGATTTAGACACTCCGACTGATCTCGAAATTTCGCCGACACTCGACGTTGTCGCGATCACCGAAGCGTTTGCTTCCGTTGGTCGATCCCTCGCGGCGTTTGATTCCGCGATCGCCAACAGTACGTCGCAATTGCAACTGCCTGCGATGTCCGGCGGGGAATTCAGCGAGGACATGAAACGCGCGATCATCCAGACTGCTGAGAACACTCGACGCCTTGTTGAGCGTTCGCAGTCGGGAGGGTTGGTGTTTAGCTGA
- a CDS encoding glycosyltransferase family 25 protein, whose translation MNLDRRDDRMREWMRQLPDPWPFPEPERFAAIDGRRVATPPQWRAGNGAWGCYRSHLLILEKCLLEHIDSYVVFEDDAGFGDDFCERLQQFIAELPADWGMAYLGGQHLYAGKNPPHKVSEHVYRPYNVNRTHAFMVRGRDAMKTLYRHLTWNDWHSKHHIDHHLGRLIQRRYQALVQGNNVQKESIAVYTPDRWLVGQLPTKSNICGRKWSQTRFFNDAKNADHSDAPFFAVLGPHRAGTSCVAMVMHHLGVHMGNQLGGYEATGGGEAVGLAQLCEKVMRFPTTDPNVSDVQLTQMLKSWIVSRKSEANRDKTVSGAKYPHLCRFVNHLHAGLGDSLRIISVERDIEASIRSLQNRSEKHRGQWFAANDEDCEVLQRSLRDHRDNFIAEHSDVPVFRIEFAELVTYPEEVIGNLIEFLGITPTPDEIQSAIEHVNPDLRKFG comes from the coding sequence ATGAACCTCGATCGCCGCGACGATCGAATGCGAGAGTGGATGCGGCAACTCCCTGATCCATGGCCGTTCCCAGAACCCGAACGGTTCGCCGCGATCGACGGCCGCCGCGTCGCAACGCCTCCGCAGTGGCGTGCCGGCAACGGAGCGTGGGGATGTTACCGATCGCACTTGCTGATTCTGGAAAAGTGCCTACTCGAACACATCGACTCGTATGTCGTGTTTGAAGACGACGCCGGGTTCGGCGACGACTTCTGCGAGCGGTTGCAACAATTCATCGCCGAGTTGCCGGCCGACTGGGGCATGGCGTATCTCGGCGGCCAACACCTCTATGCCGGCAAGAACCCGCCGCACAAGGTCAGCGAACACGTTTATCGTCCATACAACGTCAATCGCACGCACGCGTTTATGGTGCGCGGGCGTGACGCAATGAAGACGCTGTATCGCCATTTGACTTGGAACGATTGGCATTCCAAACATCACATTGACCATCACCTTGGTCGACTGATCCAGCGTCGCTACCAGGCACTCGTTCAAGGCAATAACGTCCAGAAGGAATCCATCGCGGTCTACACGCCCGATCGCTGGCTCGTTGGACAACTGCCGACCAAATCGAATATCTGCGGTCGCAAGTGGAGTCAAACACGGTTCTTCAACGATGCTAAGAATGCGGATCACTCCGACGCACCGTTCTTTGCCGTGCTTGGCCCGCACCGCGCCGGCACGTCATGCGTCGCGATGGTCATGCATCACCTTGGCGTTCACATGGGGAACCAGCTTGGTGGCTACGAAGCGACCGGAGGAGGCGAGGCAGTCGGGCTGGCACAGCTTTGTGAAAAGGTGATGCGGTTCCCTACAACGGACCCGAATGTCAGCGATGTTCAACTGACGCAAATGCTCAAGTCGTGGATCGTCAGTCGCAAATCAGAAGCCAACCGCGACAAGACTGTGTCGGGAGCGAAGTATCCGCACTTGTGTCGATTCGTAAATCACCTTCACGCGGGGCTGGGCGATTCACTGCGAATCATCTCTGTCGAACGAGATATCGAAGCGTCAATTCGTTCGCTGCAGAATCGTAGCGAGAAACATCGTGGCCAATGGTTCGCGGCAAACGACGAGGACTGCGAGGTCTTGCAACGCAGTCTCCGCGACCACCGAGACAACTTCATCGCCGAGCATTCTGACGTGCCAGTATTCCGGATCGAATTCGCAGAGTTGGTGACGTATCCCGAGGAAGTAATCGGCAATCTGATCGAGTTCCTTGGAATCACGCCGACTCCGGATGAAATCCAGTCGGCGATCGAACACGTCAATCCTGATCTCCGGAAGTTTGGGTGA